CCAGAATAGGTTTACCATCTGCACCAAGTTCAAAATCCTCTAATTGGTATAATCTGTCAGTACGATAACCCCAGATTTCGCCTATAGTTTTACCAGTGTAATTGCTGGTAACTTGGGTCCCTGTACCATAATCTGTCAAGGTTGATTTGGCATCAGAGATGTTTCCTCTGAAATTGATGCCCAAGCCATTTTTAAATCTATGATTGAAGTTCATTGAAAACTCCCAACCTCTTGTTTGCAAAGACCCGAAATTTCCTAATGGGGCAGGGGCTCCAAAAGTAAATGGTATGCCTTCCAAAGGCATGATCATATTGTTGGTATTTCTTTCAAAAAGATCAAAAGTAAAGTTGATCTTATTGTTAAGAACTGCAACATCTACACCTAAGTTTTTGCTTTCAACATCTTGCCATTGAATATCGGAAAATACAGCAGATGGAGTACCAGTATAGGCTACTCTAGCTCCATTTGCTCCAATCCAAGTGGCAGCGCCGCCTGGTAAAGTTGAAATATATAACCCGTTTGGTACAGTTTGGTCACCAATTGTACCCCAAGATCCACGGAACTTAAGAGAGTTTACAACAGGTTTCATCCACTGCAAAAACTCTTCTTCACTAGCTACCCAACCTGCAGAGAAAGAAGGATACCATCTCCACCACAAAGAGGACATGAATTTGGATGAGCCATCATAACGTAAGTTTCCTTCAAGTAAGTACTTATTTCTAAACGCATAGTTTATACGTCCAAAATAGCCTAATTGAGATTCCCAGGTTTTGTCTCCAGCAATAGTTTGTGTTCCAGTACCGAAGTTAAATTGAGGATTCTCAATGTTTGATAAACCAGTTATTTGAGAAGATTGCCATTCAGTAGTGGCAGTAACACGGTTAACTCCTAGGATAAATTTAAATACATTGTCTTCATTTAAATTTAATCCATAAGTAGTGTAAGCGTTAATGGTATGACTGAAAAAGTTAGTAGCTGTTCGGGCAAAATGGTCTGGATTAGATCCTAAAGCAGTGTAAGCATCCAATGATAAGTCAAAAGCGCGAATAGCACCTGGAGTTGTACTGCTAACCACTTGACCTTCGTTGTTTACATATACAGGGTTCCCGCTTGCATCAACACGAGCTTTCGGTGCTACCCAAGAGTTTCTCGCGGTAAATCTTGTGCCCGGTCTGTTCCACATTTCTTCTTGGTTAGAAAAAGTATAATCGAAATCTACTTTCCAGTCGTTTGTGATTTTAACTGTTGAACCAAGATTTAAATTCGAATAATTCTGCAAAATGTTAGCTGTGTTTGCTGCAGCTACTTCACTATATGGGCTACGGATGGCATCTCCATTTTCATCATTGCCTAACGGATATAGGGAGCTCCATCTGTATAAATACAGCCAAGGGTCAGCAGTTGTTGAGTTTGTTGCATATGCATATTCTTTATTTCTTCTGGAATACAATGCACCACCACGAATAGTAAGATACTTGTTAAGCTCACTAGATAATTTCAATGAAGCGTTATAACGAGAGAATTTATCAACTTTTGCAGGCTTCAACATACCGCTTTGGTCTAATAAACCCAATCCCAAATTGTACGACGTTTTTCCTTGAGTAAGACCTACAGACAAATCATGTTGCTGAGTGGGTGCCCATTCTTTTACCATATAGTCGTAAGGGTCATAAGTACGAACCCCCATTTTCTGGTTGGTAGCTCCTTGAACATACCAATCTCTTCCAAACACAGTAGGATCGTTTGGACCGATGGTATTGCCATACTGCTCCTTCCATGCTACAGCTTTTTCATAGCTAGCACGGTCTACATAATAAAATGCACCAGTAGGGGTAAATGTGCCAATCCGTTCAGCAGCGTCTACAGTATATTTTAAGCCATTTACATCCGCCATTTTCAGATCTTTCCACACATTTTGATAAGAAAAGTTATTGGAGTAGTTGATTTGAGGCTTACCATTTCCAGAACCTTTTTTGGTAGTGATCAATATAACACCAAAGGAGGCTTTAGAACCGTAAATCGATGCGGACGCAGCATCTTTTAAAACTGTAATGGATTCAATATCATTAGGATTTACCACTTGAATACTTGGTATTTCTACGTTGTCAAGTAATATCAATGGTTTATTTCCTCCCTCTAATGATCCAATCTGCCCTCTTATTTTGATAATCGGGTCAGATCCAACTTCACCACTTGGAATGGTTACGCTTAAACCAGATGCAGCACCTTGAAGACCTCTACCCACATCTGCAATAGGTCTGCCTCCTAAAGTTTTCTTAACATCAACAGTTGAAACAGAACCAGTTACATTTCCTCTTTTCTGAGAAGCATAACCTACAACTACCACATCTTCAAGTGTATTGTTTTTTGAAGAGGATAAGATGATGCCGACGTTGTTCTCATCAGATACAGTGTAGTTTTGGTTTACAAATCCTACATAAGATAACACTAATACATGCCCCTTTTCAGCATTGATACTAAATGTACCATTTGCCGCTGTTTGAGTATTTTGTTTAGTGTTACGGTTGGTAACAGTTACTCCTTGCAAAGGAGTATTGTCAGTTTGCGAAAGAACAGTACCTGTGATTTGCCGGCTTTGTGCGAAACCGACAAACGTGACCAACAGGCACGCAGCTGCCATGAGCAGTCGTTTTAATACATCCATAAACAGAAAAAATTTTAAGGCATAAATGTAACGAAAATGTTAACAGATGAGCTTTGATAATAATCAGTTAAGCTTCTTTTCTAGCAAATTGTGCATAGAAAGAGAATAATTCGGAAAGTCTTGCCAGTAAAGGATTTGGAGGGAATTGACTATCTCAAATCGTGTTGGTGCTTTTTTTAGTAAACCGAACTAGTGTAAATTCTGATTGGCAGGTAGGTGTAAATTCTTAAAATATATAAGGAGGGTTGTGGAATAACTATTTTATTCAAACAACTCATATTTCGTTTTGGGACGACGACGCTCCAGCCACTGAAATTTTTCAAGGCGGGCCGATTCGGGACTTTTTTGAGAAATAGGTGTCAACGTACCCTTTATGGTGTTTCTCAAAACTACTTTGTGCAGTTCGCCTTTGTCAAAATAAACATCCATCAGTTCGCTGGTCGTTTGATTTACTCCGGTATAGGCGCTATCCTTATCCTGTATAAAATAAATGGATTCTGCATTGCCTTTTGCTCCAATGGTGTCTATGTTTCCTTCTTTAAACTGGCCATCCATGCGATTCGCCTTCACCTGGTTGTACACACCAATTTGGCTTTCGTTGACTACAAAGCTGTTTTCAAATACTTGAAAGCGGTCAGCCTTTTTGTTTTTAGTAAAAAGGTAAATGGTATCACCCGTTACCTGACTTTTCTTGGACCAAACTACCGGGTTGTCATAAAGTCGAAATGTAGAATCTTTGAACGAGTAAAATAGGCTATCGCTTACAGCCTGCACAGAATCAGAATAAATACGTACATTCCGAAAGGCTTCAAAGTAGCGGTTAGTGCTGTCGTTATTTAAACGGGGTGAATTTGTATTGGGCTTTTTACTATTTTTAGCTACTGGTGCGGCTTTCTTTTGAACTGTATCTGGTATTTTATATAAATCGGTAAGCTTGGCTGAGAAGAGCGTGTCGGCAGCCACATAAATAGAATCTTTCTCCTGACGTATTATCATCAAGGGCTTTTTAGTTGCCAGGTATGCACCAGTCTTTTTATTAGCAAATATTTCATTGGCTAGAATGTTCACACCCTGTGATGTATCGATCAATACACCATTTCCTCGGATTTGGATGATACCAGAACTATCATCATTGGCTATCTGGTCGCCAAGAACCACCATAGATTTATCCTGAATGCGGGTACGTTGTGAAAATTCAGCATGTCCGCTACGCAAGTCATAATAACCTTCACGCGTTTGAATGGTACGGCCGCTACTATCTTTCATAAACGTCTCCGTTATAAACCGAGCCATCTGCGTTTCGGTATTGTAAATCATGGAGTCTGTTTGAAGGTCGTAGGCAGGGTCTTTTAATTTTACGTTTTTCTTAAAATAGACATCTCTGATGTCTGCATAGTAGACGCCTTCTTCACTGGTCAATACCGACTTTTTGTTGACAACACGACCACCGTTCTTATAAGTCCCTACTTTAGTAG
This genomic interval from Flavisolibacter tropicus contains the following:
- a CDS encoding SusC/RagA family TonB-linked outer membrane protein yields the protein MDVLKRLLMAAACLLVTFVGFAQSRQITGTVLSQTDNTPLQGVTVTNRNTKQNTQTAANGTFSINAEKGHVLVLSYVGFVNQNYTVSDENNVGIILSSSKNNTLEDVVVVGYASQKRGNVTGSVSTVDVKKTLGGRPIADVGRGLQGAASGLSVTIPSGEVGSDPIIKIRGQIGSLEGGNKPLILLDNVEIPSIQVVNPNDIESITVLKDAASASIYGSKASFGVILITTKKGSGNGKPQINYSNNFSYQNVWKDLKMADVNGLKYTVDAAERIGTFTPTGAFYYVDRASYEKAVAWKEQYGNTIGPNDPTVFGRDWYVQGATNQKMGVRTYDPYDYMVKEWAPTQQHDLSVGLTQGKTSYNLGLGLLDQSGMLKPAKVDKFSRYNASLKLSSELNKYLTIRGGALYSRRNKEYAYATNSTTADPWLYLYRWSSLYPLGNDENGDAIRSPYSEVAAANTANILQNYSNLNLGSTVKITNDWKVDFDYTFSNQEEMWNRPGTRFTARNSWVAPKARVDASGNPVYVNNEGQVVSSTTPGAIRAFDLSLDAYTALGSNPDHFARTATNFFSHTINAYTTYGLNLNEDNVFKFILGVNRVTATTEWQSSQITGLSNIENPQFNFGTGTQTIAGDKTWESQLGYFGRINYAFRNKYLLEGNLRYDGSSKFMSSLWWRWYPSFSAGWVASEEEFLQWMKPVVNSLKFRGSWGTIGDQTVPNGLYISTLPGGAATWIGANGARVAYTGTPSAVFSDIQWQDVESKNLGVDVAVLNNKINFTFDLFERNTNNMIMPLEGIPFTFGAPAPLGNFGSLQTRGWEFSMNFNHRFKNGLGINFRGNISDAKSTLTDYGTGTQVTSNYTGKTIGEIWGYRTDRLYQLEDFELGADGKPILVTLTAAESALNGGKKAYKLKPGVDGKKPVYQPFLQNSSNFYFGPGDVKFRDLNGDGEISNGSGTLANHGDLEVIGNSTPRYEYGFRLGADYKGFDFGAFFQGVGSRQIWGDGFLAIPGYNSADGAMPEAIAGNYWTPQNTNAFYPAAYNNAASNSTNNMQVQDRYLLNMAYLRLKNVTVGYTLPKSVMSKVKMNTLRVYVGLENFITWDHLGDLPIDPESINGYSMWNTSNYNSSRTGTGVPAFKSVSFGAQLNF
- a CDS encoding OstA-like protein: MKIRLILLLVSLLSLVAADAQTAPADSVQPLHILPPTQRQSYKKLPDGSELQILAGKVKVRQGTTYFYCDSLVVNTNTRILEAYGHVHINDSDTAHVYSNYLRYLLNERKAYLTGNVKLTDGHGILTTKELEYDLATKVGTYKNGGRVVNKKSVLTSEEGVYYADIRDVYFKKNVKLKDPAYDLQTDSMIYNTETQMARFITETFMKDSSGRTIQTREGYYDLRSGHAEFSQRTRIQDKSMVVLGDQIANDDSSGIIQIRGNGVLIDTSQGVNILANEIFANKKTGAYLATKKPLMIIRQEKDSIYVAADTLFSAKLTDLYKIPDTVQKKAAPVAKNSKKPNTNSPRLNNDSTNRYFEAFRNVRIYSDSVQAVSDSLFYSFKDSTFRLYDNPVVWSKKSQVTGDTIYLFTKNKKADRFQVFENSFVVNESQIGVYNQVKANRMDGQFKEGNIDTIGAKGNAESIYFIQDKDSAYTGVNQTTSELMDVYFDKGELHKVVLRNTIKGTLTPISQKSPESARLEKFQWLERRRPKTKYELFE